GGCCAGCTTATCATCCGACAAATCTCTATTGGTAAGGGAAGAAAATTTTTGGGCGGCCTCTTCATATTTGCCTTGCTTATAAAGGGCATCACCCATATTGTATACAGCTTTGTAAGAATTGGGTGAATGCTCAGCAGCTTTTCTATAATTAATTTCAGACTGGGTATATGCTTTTTCTTCAAAGGCATCATTGCCTCTTCGGATAAACTTCCTCTCACTCTGAGAAAATCCATACGTACTTAAAAGCATCATCATCAAAATGACAGAAACCTTCCTGACCATAATCATTTCCTTATTTTAAACAAATTAAACTTCATAAACCGTTGGTTTTTCCTTTCAAGCACCAACAAATCAGCAAAGAGAAATATCAAAGCAATAGCGATCAGGTATTGAAACCTGCTTTGATAATCGGTATATACTTTTGATTCTATTTCCTGCTGATTCATCTTGCTTATCTCTTCAAAAAGCTCATTCAAACCCGTGCGTGCATTGCTGGCATGAATATAGATTCCATTTCCCTGTGCCGCAATCTTTTCTAAAGTTTCCTCATTCAGTTTGCTCACTACAGCATTACCTTGCTGATCCTTCTGATAAACCGTGGCACCATTTTCCTCCCTCAATGGGATAGGCGAACCGCTGGGATCGCCCATGCCGATCGCATGAACTGTAATGCCTTTCTCTTCTGCCTCCCGGGTAACCTTCATAACATCACCTTCATGATTTTCTCCGTCTGTAATGATAATCAAAGCTTTATCCATTTCACTTTCTTCATCAAAAGAACGAATGGCCAGCTCAACGGCCGAGCCAATCGCCGTACCTTGTCTGGGCACTATATCCGTATTGATGGCTGACAAATACATCTTCACTGCGGAATAATCCGTAGTCAAAGGTACCTGTACATATGCATCACCTGCAAAAACGATTAACCCGATCTTGTCATTGCTCAATTGATCCACCATTTTTGAAATGGCTCTTTTTGCCCTTTCCAGTCGATTTGGCTCAATATCTTCTGCCAGCATGCTATTGGAAACATCAAGGGCAATCATTACTTCAACGCCTTCCCGTTTTACTTTTTCCAGCCTGGAGCCAAACTGCGGGTTGGCAAGTGCAAAGATCACTGAAGTCAGGGCAAGAATTAAAAAGATGAATTTAAGTACCGGACGGAAACTCGATACAAAAGGCATCAGATGGGAAATAACTCCCCAATCGCCAAATTTTTTCAAAGCCCGTTTTTTCCCATACCTCCCAATCAAAAAGATAACAATCAGTACGGGAATGATAATCAAACCATATAAAAACTCACTATTTCCGAATTTAAACATACTACAATCCCTGTTTATGGTATACTTCGCATTAAAGTTGATTTTGAAACGATTTCAATCAGTAATAATATTCCTGCAATCAGCGCAAAACCCAGATATTCTTCACTCTTCTCACTGAATTCTTTAACCTCGATCTCAGATTTTTCCATCTCATCTATCTGCTGATATATGCTCTTCAGTTTCTGATTGTTCGTAGCTCTGAAATATTCTCCTTCGGTTTCAGAAGCAATTTGCAGAAGTACATCTTCATCTATTTCCACCTTCATGTCTTTATACCGCACACCATATGGTGTGTTTACAGGATAAGGGGCTTCCCCGTGGCTCCCCACGCCGATAGTATATACGCGTATATCAAAGGTTTTGGCGATTTCGGCGGCAGTGGCAGGAGCAATCGAGCCCATATTGTTCACTCCGTCGGTAAGGAGAATGACTACCTTGCTTTCGGTTTCACTCTCCTTCATCCTGTTCACGGCTGTAGCCAGTCCCATCCCGATGGCCGTCCCGTCCTCAACCATACCGCTCTCAATGTCCTCAAAGAGATTCATTAATACAGTATGATCAGTGGTGAGAGGACACTGGGTGAAACTCTCCCCACTGAAAACCACCAGTCCTATCCGGTCATTGGGCCTGCCCTGAATAAACTCTTTGGCAATTTCCTTGGAAGCCTCCATACGATTGGGGTTAAAATCCCTGGCAAGCATGCTGCTTGATATATCCAGTGCAATCACGATGTCGATCCCTTCAGTCGTAACATCTTTCCAGTTTTCTGAGGCCTGGGGTCTGGCCAGTGCCATAAACAGCAAGGCAATGGCAATGACCCGGAAAGCAAACAGTACATGGCGCATGTAATATTTCAAAGAAGGGTTCGAACCCTTGAATCCATTAATGCTTGAAATTTGAAGACTTGCCTGGGAGGATTTGTTTTTTAATATATACCATACCACCACAGGCACGAGCAGTAGCAGTAAAAAAAGAAATTCCGGATTGGCAAAAGTGATATCTCTCATCATGTCTCTTCTCCTTCTGTTTTATCATCCGTTAAGGTATCCGTCCCTCTTTCTGAAGAATTTGTTGCTTCGCTTTGCTCAGCAATGTATTTGGTCTGGTCCACAAACTCATAGGCAAAATCCAGACATTGTTCATTTTCTGAGGGATTGGGTACCATTTTGGCAAATTTCACAAGATCACTTAACCTTAATGTATCTTCCAGCCTGTTATATAAGTTCTCATCGGAAAAATCACTTTTCTGCAACGAATCCAGTATCTCACCTGTTGTGCGTTCAAGGGTTTTTATCCCGTAACGCATCCACAGGTAAGTTCTCAATATTTCAGAAAGCCTTGAATAGTAAAGCTTAACCTTATCCTTTTGCCAGAGTTTTTCTTCTTTAAGTTTGTCGAGCTCCCGGCGGGCATAAACATGAGCAGGTTCTGCAGGTTTTCTTGAGGCTATAAGCGGTTCTCTCCTCCTCCATTTTTTGATGATATAATAAACCAGCCATCCAAGCAGGATCAATCCCAGAATACCTGCAATATAAGGCAAAGCTTCCATGAATGTAACCGGTGCTCCGAAAG
This Bacteroidales bacterium DNA region includes the following protein-coding sequences:
- a CDS encoding VWA domain-containing protein, which encodes MFKFGNSEFLYGLIIIPVLIVIFLIGRYGKKRALKKFGDWGVISHLMPFVSSFRPVLKFIFLILALTSVIFALANPQFGSRLEKVKREGVEVMIALDVSNSMLAEDIEPNRLERAKRAISKMVDQLSNDKIGLIVFAGDAYVQVPLTTDYSAVKMYLSAINTDIVPRQGTAIGSAVELAIRSFDEESEMDKALIIITDGENHEGDVMKVTREAEEKGITVHAIGMGDPSGSPIPLREENGATVYQKDQQGNAVVSKLNEETLEKIAAQGNGIYIHASNARTGLNELFEEISKMNQQEIESKVYTDYQSRFQYLIAIALIFLFADLLVLERKNQRFMKFNLFKIRK
- a CDS encoding VWA domain-containing protein, which gives rise to MTFANPEFLFLLLLLVPVVVWYILKNKSSQASLQISSINGFKGSNPSLKYYMRHVLFAFRVIAIALLFMALARPQASENWKDVTTEGIDIVIALDISSSMLARDFNPNRMEASKEIAKEFIQGRPNDRIGLVVFSGESFTQCPLTTDHTVLMNLFEDIESGMVEDGTAIGMGLATAVNRMKESETESKVVILLTDGVNNMGSIAPATAAEIAKTFDIRVYTIGVGSHGEAPYPVNTPYGVRYKDMKVEIDEDVLLQIASETEGEYFRATNNQKLKSIYQQIDEMEKSEIEVKEFSEKSEEYLGFALIAGILLLIEIVSKSTLMRSIP